From Acidobacteriota bacterium, a single genomic window includes:
- a CDS encoding AMP-binding protein produces MKHIHDDNAIAWTPDAATIERAQLTRFLRFCGFDSWDALYQRSITDIAWFHEQLLRFLAIPFDKPYTNIVDLSRGIQWPHWCVGAQLNITKACLDRWLDDEATANQPAVIWEGEEGVVRTLTYQELRDEVGLCAAGLRACGMGKGDAVGLHLPMCPETVIALLAINRIGAIAVPLFSGYGPAAIEARLQDVGAKALFTCDGFPRRGKNVNAKAIADEAVANLTTVVRVIVVRRTLETVPLKTGRDIYFDQLLETGAQQARLRYAESTEAEDPLIAIYTSGTTGKPKGILHTHGGFPIKAAQDMCFGTDVGAGTRIAWVTDIGWMMGPWLIYGALLLGGTMVLYDGAPDFPAADRLWDFAAKHRVEVLGISPTLVRALLTHGDELPARHDLSSVRILASTGEPWNPAPWWWLFETVGQSRVPIINYSGGTEISGGILMGNPLLPIKPCSFPAPCPGIAADVLDENGNSVRGAVGELAIRQPWIGQARGFWRDNDRYLQTYWARFENIWVHGDWARVDADGHWYILGRSDDTIKVAGKRVGPAEVESILVAHSAVAEAGVIGVPDEMKGSELVAFCVLKPGAEASDLLAHELKQRVGEALGKPLRPARVHFVAALPKTRNAKVMRRVIRAAYLGENPGDVTALENPAAVVRIAELKEGG; encoded by the coding sequence ATGAAACACATCCACGACGACAACGCGATTGCCTGGACGCCAGATGCGGCGACGATTGAGCGCGCCCAACTCACGCGCTTTCTGCGTTTCTGCGGCTTCGATTCGTGGGATGCGCTCTATCAGCGTTCAATCACCGACATCGCCTGGTTTCACGAACAATTGCTGCGCTTCCTCGCCATCCCCTTCGACAAACCCTACACCAATATCGTAGACCTGAGTCGCGGCATTCAATGGCCGCACTGGTGCGTCGGCGCGCAACTCAACATCACCAAAGCCTGTCTGGATCGCTGGCTCGATGACGAAGCCACCGCCAACCAACCCGCCGTCATTTGGGAAGGCGAAGAGGGCGTGGTGCGCACGCTCACATATCAGGAACTGCGGGACGAGGTCGGACTATGCGCCGCTGGTTTGCGCGCGTGCGGCATGGGCAAAGGCGATGCCGTAGGGTTGCACTTACCAATGTGCCCTGAAACGGTGATTGCCTTGTTAGCGATCAATCGCATCGGGGCGATTGCAGTGCCGCTCTTTTCCGGCTACGGCCCAGCGGCGATTGAGGCGCGGTTGCAGGATGTTGGGGCAAAAGCGCTGTTCACTTGTGACGGCTTCCCGCGCCGGGGCAAGAACGTCAACGCCAAAGCCATCGCTGATGAAGCCGTCGCCAATCTCACGACTGTCGTCCGCGTTATCGTCGTGCGCCGCACGTTGGAAACGGTGCCGCTGAAAACCGGGCGCGACATTTACTTCGATCAATTGCTGGAGACCGGCGCGCAGCAAGCGCGCTTGCGTTACGCCGAAAGCACCGAGGCCGAAGACCCGTTGATCGCCATTTACACGTCAGGCACAACCGGCAAACCCAAAGGCATTTTGCATACGCACGGCGGTTTTCCTATCAAAGCCGCGCAGGATATGTGCTTCGGCACCGATGTTGGCGCGGGCACGCGCATCGCTTGGGTGACCGACATCGGGTGGATGATGGGGCCGTGGCTGATTTACGGCGCGTTGCTGCTAGGCGGAACGATGGTGCTGTATGACGGCGCACCCGATTTCCCGGCGGCGGATCGCTTGTGGGACTTCGCCGCCAAACACCGCGTCGAAGTGCTGGGTATCTCGCCCACGCTAGTGCGCGCGCTGCTCACGCACGGCGACGAATTGCCCGCGCGGCATGATCTATCCAGCGTCCGCATCTTGGCCTCGACCGGCGAGCCGTGGAATCCCGCGCCGTGGTGGTGGCTGTTTGAAACGGTCGGCCAGTCGCGCGTCCCGATCATCAACTACTCCGGCGGCACAGAGATTTCGGGCGGCATCCTGATGGGCAATCCGCTGCTGCCAATCAAACCGTGCAGCTTTCCCGCGCCGTGCCCCGGCATCGCGGCGGACGTGCTAGACGAAAACGGCAACTCGGTGCGCGGTGCAGTCGGCGAACTCGCCATCCGCCAGCCGTGGATTGGGCAGGCGCGCGGTTTCTGGCGCGACAACGATCGCTATTTGCAAACGTACTGGGCGCGCTTTGAAAACATCTGGGTGCATGGCGATTGGGCGCGGGTGGACGCAGACGGCCATTGGTACATCCTGGGCCGCAGCGATGACACCATAAAGGTCGCGGGCAAACGCGTCGGCCCTGCCGAAGTCGAATCCATCCTGGTCGCGCACTCCGCCGTTGCCGAGGCCGGCGTCATTGGTGTGCCCGATGAGATGAAAGGCAGCGAGTTGGTGGCGTTTTGCGTCTTAAAGCCCGGCGCGGAGGCGAGCGATTTGCTGGCACACGAATTGAAACAACGTGTTGGGGAGGCCCTAGGCAAACCATTGCGACCCGCGCGCGTGCATTTCGTCGCCGCGTTGCCGAAAACGCGCAATGCCAAAGTGATGCGCCGCGTGATACGCGCGGCATACTTGGGCGAAAATCCCGGCGATGTGACAGCGCTGGAAAACCCGGCGGCAGTCGTGAGGATTGCGGAATTGAAAGAGGGCGGCTAA
- a CDS encoding sigma-70 family RNA polymerase sigma factor: MPITDSETLTLLLQRASSGEQAAVDQLLSIVYPELRRMASKRLRLERSDHTLQPTALVNEVYLRLFGALPINWQNRAHFFALAAKHMRFILVEHARNRRGGAQFTISLEGGEDGEPLQIPVSSKQDLLELDEVLGQLEAIDPRAAHGVELRYFVGLTQQEIAEIQKIDVATVKRDWVFAKAWLHSRLKSSA; the protein is encoded by the coding sequence ATGCCAATAACCGACAGCGAAACCCTGACCTTACTTTTGCAACGCGCCAGCTCCGGTGAACAAGCCGCCGTGGACCAACTTCTTTCGATCGTGTATCCCGAGTTGCGCCGCATGGCAAGCAAACGATTGCGGCTGGAACGATCCGACCACACCTTGCAACCCACAGCACTGGTCAACGAAGTCTACCTGCGCCTGTTTGGCGCGCTGCCCATTAACTGGCAGAACCGGGCGCATTTTTTTGCCCTCGCCGCCAAACACATGCGCTTCATTCTGGTGGAACACGCGCGCAACCGGCGCGGCGGTGCGCAGTTCACTATTTCGCTGGAAGGCGGTGAAGACGGCGAGCCGCTGCAAATTCCCGTTAGCTCCAAGCAGGATTTGCTCGAACTGGACGAAGTCTTGGGGCAACTGGAAGCGATTGACCCGCGCGCCGCACACGGCGTGGAGTTGCGCTATTTCGTTGGCCTGACGCAACAGGAGATTGCCGAGATACAAAAGATTGACGTCGCCACGGTCAAACGCGATTGGGTCTTTGCCAAAGCGTGGTTGCATAGCCGCCTCAAATCTTCTGCCTGA
- a CDS encoding S24/S26 family peptidase — protein MGWALGHIARLKAGETVAFRPRGNSMTGKIESGQLCTVEPVAAETLKAGDIVLCKVHGHEYLHLVKAIQGKRFLIGNNRGGINGWITANAIYGRCIKIGD, from the coding sequence ATGGGTTGGGCGCTGGGGCACATTGCAAGATTGAAAGCGGGCGAAACGGTCGCGTTCCGCCCGCGCGGCAATTCGATGACGGGCAAGATCGAATCGGGACAGCTTTGCACGGTCGAACCGGTTGCCGCTGAAACGCTCAAGGCCGGCGACATCGTGCTGTGCAAAGTGCATGGGCACGAATACTTGCATTTGGTCAAAGCGATTCAAGGGAAGCGGTTTTTGATCGGCAACAATCGCGGCGGGATCAATGGCTGGATCACGGCCAATGCTATCTACGGGCGCTGCATCAAAATCGGAGATTGA
- the hppD gene encoding 4-hydroxyphenylpyruvate dioxygenase has product MSEKNPLKIRQVHHIEMYVGNAKQADYYYRNAFGFDRVAYTGLETGNREQCSYALQQGTFRLLLTTPYTPRDASSLHILKHGDGVRDIAFEVDDADFAFEQAVARGAEPAVAPYSIKSERGEARRAAVKIYGDTIHSFFAKRNYDGPFMPDFVPSQAPGRNAGLLRLDHYVANVQMGQMTVWEEWYKRVLGLERFMTFDDKDIATDYTALQSIVMANESRSIKFPINEPAPGKRKSQVEEYNDFYQAAGVQHIALLTTDIIATIRQLRANGVEFLEVPDTYYELLKDRIGAIDEDISVLRELKILVDRDDQGYLLQLFTKPVEDRPTLFFEIIQRKGAQGFGKGNFKALFEAIEREQALRGNLI; this is encoded by the coding sequence ATGAGCGAAAAAAATCCACTCAAAATCCGACAAGTCCACCACATCGAAATGTACGTCGGCAACGCCAAGCAAGCCGATTACTACTACCGCAACGCCTTTGGTTTCGACCGCGTCGCTTACACCGGCCTCGAAACCGGCAACCGGGAGCAGTGTTCGTATGCGTTGCAACAGGGCACCTTCCGGTTGTTGCTGACGACGCCGTATACGCCGCGTGATGCTTCGAGTTTGCATATCCTGAAACACGGTGACGGAGTGCGCGACATCGCCTTTGAGGTGGACGATGCCGATTTCGCCTTTGAACAGGCCGTCGCGCGCGGGGCCGAACCGGCGGTCGCGCCCTATTCGATCAAGAGCGAACGCGGCGAAGCGCGGCGCGCGGCGGTCAAGATTTACGGCGACACGATCCATTCGTTTTTCGCGAAGCGCAATTACGACGGGCCGTTTATGCCCGACTTCGTTCCCTCGCAAGCGCCGGGTCGCAACGCCGGCTTGCTGCGGTTGGATCATTACGTCGCCAACGTGCAGATGGGCCAGATGACGGTGTGGGAGGAGTGGTATAAGCGCGTGCTTGGGCTGGAACGATTTATGACCTTTGACGACAAGGATATTGCGACCGATTACACGGCGCTCCAAAGCATCGTGATGGCGAATGAGTCGCGCAGCATCAAGTTCCCCATCAACGAACCCGCGCCCGGCAAACGCAAGAGCCAGGTCGAAGAGTACAACGACTTTTACCAGGCGGCGGGCGTGCAACACATCGCGCTGCTGACGACCGACATCATTGCGACGATTCGTCAACTGCGTGCCAACGGCGTCGAGTTTCTGGAAGTGCCCGACACTTACTACGAACTACTGAAAGACCGCATCGGCGCGATTGATGAGGACATCAGCGTATTGCGCGAATTGAAAATTTTGGTGGACAGGGATGACCAGGGTTACTTGCTGCAACTGTTCACCAAGCCGGTCGAAGATCGCCCGACGCTGTTTTTTGAAATCATCCAGCGCAAGGGCGCGCAGGGTTTTGGCAAGGGCAATTTCAAGGCGTTGTTCGAGGCCATCGAGCGCGAACAGGCCTTGCGCGGGAATCTGATATGA
- a CDS encoding homogentisate 1,2-dioxygenase: MGTLTYQSGFGNEFATEAIAGALPQGQNSPQRAPLGLYAEQLSGTAFTAPRAQNRRTWTYRIRPSVLHKPFRQIGHGLLSSGPFNEVPPTPQQLRWDPLPVPDEPRDFIDGLVTLAGNGDVGANVGIAVHLYACNRSMQGRYFYNADGELLVVPQLGALRLHTELGVLDCAPGEIAVLPRGVKFRVELLEARAHGYVCENYGALLRLPELGPIGANGLANARDFLTPVAAYEELEGDFRVVAKFQGNLWEAESGHSPLDVVAWHGNYAPYKYDLARFNTLNTVSYDHPDPSIFTVLTAPASLGVGTPGTANVDFVIFPPRWMVAENTFRPPWFHRNVMNEFMGLIFGQYDAKPATGAGSFVPGGSSLHNCMAGHGPDAEAFAHASSVELKPVKYERTLAFMFESNCVLRPTRFAMETTTLQAEYWQCWQGLQKHFEKP, from the coding sequence ATGGGCACTCTCACTTATCAATCCGGCTTCGGCAACGAATTCGCCACCGAAGCCATTGCGGGCGCGCTGCCCCAAGGCCAGAACTCGCCGCAACGCGCGCCGCTGGGGCTTTATGCCGAACAACTCAGCGGCACGGCGTTCACCGCGCCGCGCGCACAAAACCGCCGCACGTGGACGTATCGCATTCGCCCATCGGTGCTGCACAAACCCTTTCGCCAAATCGGCCACGGCTTGCTCAGCAGCGGGCCGTTCAACGAAGTGCCGCCTACACCTCAACAACTCCGCTGGGATCCGTTGCCGGTGCCGGATGAGCCGCGCGATTTCATTGACGGACTGGTTACGCTGGCGGGCAACGGCGATGTAGGCGCTAATGTGGGCATCGCCGTGCACCTTTACGCCTGCAACCGTTCGATGCAGGGGCGTTACTTTTACAACGCCGATGGCGAGTTGCTAGTCGTGCCGCAACTGGGGGCATTGCGCTTGCACACCGAACTGGGCGTACTGGATTGCGCGCCGGGCGAAATCGCCGTGTTGCCGCGCGGCGTCAAGTTCCGCGTCGAACTGTTGGAGGCACGGGCGCATGGTTACGTTTGCGAAAATTACGGCGCGTTGTTGCGGCTGCCTGAACTGGGGCCAATTGGCGCGAATGGCTTGGCGAATGCGCGCGACTTTCTGACGCCCGTTGCCGCGTATGAAGAGTTGGAAGGCGACTTCCGCGTGGTCGCCAAGTTTCAAGGCAATTTGTGGGAAGCCGAGAGCGGCCATTCGCCGCTGGATGTCGTCGCGTGGCACGGCAACTATGCGCCGTACAAATACGACCTGGCGCGCTTCAATACGCTCAACACGGTCAGTTACGATCATCCCGATCCTTCGATTTTCACGGTGCTGACTGCGCCGGCCTCTTTAGGAGTGGGCACGCCGGGCACGGCCAACGTGGATTTCGTGATCTTCCCGCCGCGTTGGATGGTGGCTGAAAATACTTTCAGGCCACCCTGGTTTCATCGCAACGTGATGAACGAATTCATGGGTTTGATCTTTGGGCAATACGACGCCAAACCGGCCACGGGCGCGGGCAGCTTCGTGCCGGGCGGGTCGAGTTTGCACAATTGCATGGCGGGTCACGGGCCGGATGCCGAAGCCTTTGCCCACGCGAGCAGCGTCGAGTTGAAGCCGGTGAAGTACGAACGCACGCTGGCCTTTATGTTCGAGTCGAATTGCGTGCTGCGTCCGACGCGCTTTGCAATGGAAACGACTACGTTGCAAGCGGAGTATTGGCAGTGTTGGCAGGGCTTGCAGAAGCATTTTGAAAAACCATAA
- a CDS encoding phenylalanine 4-monooxygenase produces MLSNAVATASNTGQPIPDLAFAEISTLPLDHPGAHDLEYRARRDYIARLARQYRQDPQHRLPDVDYTPEERAVWQHVCCQLEKVHTRHACSFYLAAKRQLGISCLQVPQLSWLSAELFRRTGFRLAPIEGLVETRGFLSWLSKRTMLCTQYVRHHSRPDYTPEPDVVHEFIGHVPAFSNPDFADFSQYIGAGAVRASEEQLEQLGRLYWFTVEFGLIAEGSETKAFGAGLLSSYSELEHAFTSEVERRPFDLREVIAMPFDYSDMQPLLFVIPSYAYLKEVTREFIESFGRARDQEMRPVGAAQAVW; encoded by the coding sequence ATGTTGAGCAATGCAGTAGCAACAGCGAGTAACACCGGGCAACCGATTCCCGATTTGGCTTTCGCCGAGATCAGCACGTTGCCGCTCGATCATCCGGGCGCGCACGACCTGGAATACCGCGCGCGCCGTGATTACATCGCCCGGCTGGCGCGCCAATACCGCCAAGACCCGCAACACCGCTTGCCCGATGTTGATTACACGCCCGAAGAGCGCGCCGTCTGGCAGCACGTCTGTTGCCAGTTGGAGAAAGTCCACACCCGGCACGCCTGTTCGTTTTATCTCGCAGCCAAGCGCCAACTCGGCATCAGTTGTTTGCAGGTGCCGCAACTGAGTTGGCTGAGCGCCGAACTGTTCCGCCGCACGGGCTTTCGCCTGGCGCCGATTGAAGGCCTGGTCGAGACGCGCGGCTTTCTGAGTTGGCTGAGCAAACGGACGATGCTCTGCACGCAGTACGTGCGCCATCATTCGCGGCCCGATTACACGCCCGAACCCGACGTGGTGCACGAGTTCATCGGCCACGTCCCGGCGTTTAGCAATCCCGACTTCGCTGACTTCTCGCAATACATCGGCGCGGGCGCGGTGCGCGCGAGCGAAGAGCAGTTGGAACAACTGGGCCGCTTGTACTGGTTCACCGTCGAGTTCGGGTTGATTGCGGAAGGCAGCGAGACAAAAGCCTTTGGCGCGGGATTGCTGTCGTCGTACAGCGAACTGGAACACGCCTTCACCAGCGAGGTCGAGCGCCGTCCGTTTGATCTGCGCGAAGTGATTGCGATGCCGTTTGACTATTCGGACATGCAGCCGCTGCTGTTCGTGATTCCGTCGTATGCATATTTGAAAGAGGTGACGCGCGAATTTATCGAAAGCTTCGGCAGGGCGCGGGATCAAGAGATGAGGCCAGTGGGGGCGGCGCAGGCGGTTTGGTAG
- a CDS encoding DUF4230 domain-containing protein, translating to MMQQTTPNRLPLLWLGLAAALIALLTGVVLWQRVAAFPFRNQTNITHSLVLEKVQAVAKLVSSESTMRDVVIYEDTWLGSTKRSLVVVTARVLAGINLQTGADVRIDEAARKISITLPPATLLATDVSEMKTYDEQRGLWNPFEPADRDKIYQQARQQFQDAAQQAKLTEHANQSAKQMLEAMFSRDGFTAEVLFKAQ from the coding sequence ATGATGCAACAGACAACACCAAACCGCTTGCCGCTGTTGTGGCTGGGCTTGGCGGCAGCGTTGATCGCGTTGCTGACCGGAGTCGTGCTGTGGCAGCGCGTTGCCGCATTTCCTTTTCGCAACCAAACCAATATCACGCATTCGCTGGTGCTGGAAAAAGTGCAAGCGGTCGCCAAGCTGGTGTCGAGCGAATCCACCATGCGCGATGTGGTGATTTACGAAGATACCTGGCTCGGTTCAACCAAGCGCTCGCTGGTGGTGGTGACGGCGCGGGTGCTGGCTGGCATCAATTTGCAAACCGGCGCGGACGTGCGGATTGACGAAGCGGCGCGCAAGATCAGCATCACGCTGCCGCCTGCCACGTTGTTGGCGACTGACGTCAGCGAGATGAAAACCTATGACGAACAGCGCGGCCTGTGGAATCCCTTCGAGCCTGCCGACCGCGACAAGATTTATCAGCAGGCGCGTCAGCAGTTTCAGGACGCGGCGCAACAGGCCAAGCTGACTGAACACGCGAACCAGAGCGCGAAGCAGATGCTGGAGGCAATGTTCAGCCGCGATGGTTTCACGGCTGAAGTGCTATTCAAGGCGCAGTAG
- the fahA gene encoding fumarylacetoacetase, with product MSDSINETHDPNLQSWVESANDPATDFPIQNLPLGVFVEDSEDLPRLGVAIGDQVLDLSAVAETLWDDADDVIADACGYESLNYLMLWEPQHWSELRRRVSELLRADKRNTKRFLIEGCLLLQTEVEMLLPAEIKNYTDFYASLYHATNIGKLFRPDQPLLPNYKWVPIGYHGRASSVVVSGAPVRRPSGQTMADNADKPEFGPSKVLDYELEVGLFVGQGNALGTPVTIDQAEEHIFGLCLVNDWSARDIQRWEYQPLGPFLSKSFATSISPWIVTAEALAPFRVPAFQRTAGDPVPLPYLDSPYNRQQGGFDINLEVWLQTPQMREHNLPPHRLSQSNTRDLYWTLAQLLTHHTSNGCNLQPGDLLASGTVSGATPDAFGCLLELTKRGAEPIALPNGETRRFLQDGDEVILRGWCEGTGFRRIGFGECRGVVMPPAN from the coding sequence ATGAGCGATTCGATCAACGAAACCCACGATCCCAATTTGCAAAGCTGGGTCGAATCGGCCAACGACCCGGCCACCGATTTCCCCATCCAAAACCTGCCGCTCGGCGTGTTTGTCGAAGACAGCGAAGACCTGCCGCGCCTGGGCGTTGCCATCGGCGATCAGGTGCTGGATTTATCCGCCGTGGCCGAGACGCTCTGGGATGATGCGGATGATGTCATCGCGGATGCCTGCGGCTATGAATCACTGAATTACTTGATGCTGTGGGAACCGCAGCATTGGTCTGAACTGCGGCGGCGTGTGAGTGAATTGCTGCGCGCGGACAAGCGCAACACCAAACGTTTCTTGATCGAAGGCTGCCTGCTTCTGCAAACCGAAGTCGAAATGCTGTTGCCGGCGGAGATCAAGAATTACACCGATTTTTACGCCTCGCTTTACCACGCAACCAATATCGGCAAGCTATTCCGGCCCGATCAACCGCTGCTGCCCAATTACAAATGGGTGCCCATCGGCTATCACGGGCGCGCGTCCTCGGTGGTCGTCAGCGGCGCGCCGGTGCGCCGTCCATCAGGACAAACTATGGCCGACAATGCTGACAAACCCGAGTTCGGGCCGAGCAAGGTGCTCGATTACGAACTGGAGGTCGGCCTTTTCGTCGGGCAAGGCAATGCGCTGGGCACACCTGTCACCATTGACCAAGCTGAAGAACACATCTTTGGCCTGTGCCTGGTCAACGACTGGTCGGCGCGCGACATACAGCGGTGGGAATACCAGCCGCTGGGGCCGTTCCTGTCAAAAAGCTTTGCGACTTCGATTTCGCCATGGATCGTGACGGCAGAGGCGCTCGCGCCGTTCCGCGTGCCGGCCTTTCAACGCACAGCGGGTGATCCCGTACCGCTGCCTTACTTGGATTCACCCTACAATCGCCAGCAAGGCGGCTTCGACATCAACCTGGAAGTCTGGCTGCAAACGCCGCAAATGCGCGAACACAATTTGCCGCCGCACCGCCTGAGCCAGAGCAACACGCGCGATCTTTACTGGACGCTGGCGCAACTGTTGACGCACCACACCAGCAATGGTTGCAACCTGCAACCCGGCGATCTGTTGGCGAGCGGGACGGTGTCGGGCGCGACGCCGGATGCGTTTGGTTGTTTGCTGGAACTGACAAAGCGCGGGGCCGAACCAATTGCCTTGCCCAACGGCGAGACGCGGCGCTTTTTGCAGGATGGTGATGAAGTGATTTTGCGCGGCTGGTGCGAAGGTACAGGCTTCCGGCGCATTGGGTTTGGCGAGTGCCGTGGTGTGGTGATGCCCCCCGCCAACTGA
- a CDS encoding branched-chain amino acid transaminase, with the protein MAFEKTKWVWHNGQNVPFDQATIHSTAFGLHYGTGVFEGIRAYDTQTGPAIFRLKEHLDRLYASAQVYDLDIPYTPEQLTQAICDNITANGFTNCYIRPTVFFDAGGLGIRVRTPVSVNILTWEWPSDFAAKQRDGMRLTLSPWRKFHQTMMPTTAKATGQYLNSILAVREAEQRGYDEALLLNADGNVAEGAVENVFVIKDGKLKTNDERSSILLGITRLSAIQLAQHFGIEVEVGTLTLDEVLNADEMFLTGTAIELMPVREIDGRQIGNGGRGPLTEKIQQAYFDSVRGRKSEFLHWLTPVQQTARAKA; encoded by the coding sequence ATGGCATTCGAGAAAACGAAATGGGTTTGGCACAACGGACAGAACGTCCCGTTTGATCAGGCGACGATTCATTCGACAGCCTTTGGGCTGCATTACGGCACGGGCGTGTTTGAAGGCATCCGCGCCTATGACACACAAACTGGCCCGGCTATCTTTCGCCTGAAAGAACATCTCGACCGGCTTTACGCCTCGGCGCAGGTTTATGACCTGGACATCCCCTACACGCCGGAACAACTCACCCAGGCCATTTGCGACAACATCACGGCCAACGGATTCACGAACTGTTACATTCGCCCGACGGTCTTTTTTGATGCGGGAGGATTGGGCATACGCGTGCGCACGCCGGTCAGCGTCAACATTCTGACCTGGGAATGGCCGAGCGATTTTGCCGCCAAACAGCGCGACGGCATGCGGCTGACGCTTTCGCCCTGGCGCAAGTTTCATCAGACGATGATGCCGACGACGGCCAAGGCCACCGGGCAATATCTGAACTCGATCCTGGCCGTGCGCGAGGCCGAACAGCGCGGTTATGACGAAGCCCTGTTGCTCAACGCCGATGGTAATGTCGCCGAAGGCGCAGTCGAGAATGTCTTCGTCATCAAGGACGGCAAGCTCAAAACGAATGACGAGCGTTCTTCGATCCTGCTGGGCATCACGCGGCTCTCGGCCATCCAACTCGCGCAGCACTTCGGCATTGAGGTCGAAGTCGGCACGCTCACACTGGACGAAGTGTTGAACGCCGATGAAATGTTCCTGACCGGCACCGCCATCGAACTCATGCCCGTGCGCGAGATTGACGGCAGACAGATTGGTAACGGCGGACGTGGGCCGCTGACGGAAAAGATTCAACAGGCCTATTTCGACAGCGTGCGTGGACGCAAGTCAGAGTTTTTGCATTGGCTGACGCCAGTGCAACAAACGGCCCGCGCAAAGGCTTGA
- a CDS encoding Lrp/AsnC family transcriptional regulator, whose translation MASGSGKILDEIGWKILRELQENARISFAELGRRVNLSIPAVTERVRRLEDAGIITGYHAEVDAEKIDLPITAFIRMNIVGDMTPRLTVLLKELPEISECHRGTGGDSFIMKVNVASVHHLERLIDRLLPFGTTTTSIVLSSPVAKRLIERQPAEQKAEAPRKARKR comes from the coding sequence ATGGCTTCAGGATCAGGAAAAATACTCGACGAAATCGGCTGGAAGATTTTGCGCGAACTGCAAGAGAACGCCCGCATCTCGTTTGCCGAACTGGGCCGCCGCGTCAATCTATCCATCCCGGCGGTGACCGAGCGTGTAAGGCGCTTGGAAGACGCAGGTATCATCACCGGCTATCACGCCGAGGTGGATGCCGAAAAAATCGACTTGCCCATCACGGCCTTCATTCGCATGAACATCGTCGGGGATATGACGCCACGCTTGACGGTATTGCTGAAAGAGCTGCCCGAAATCAGCGAATGCCATCGCGGCACAGGCGGTGATTCGTTCATTATGAAAGTGAATGTGGCCTCGGTGCATCACCTGGAGCGATTGATTGACCGGCTGTTGCCATTTGGGACGACGACGACTTCGATTGTGCTGTCATCGCCGGTGGCGAAGCGGTTGATTGAGCGGCAACCGGCTGAGCAAAAAGCCGAAGCTCCACGCAAAGCGCGCAAACGTTGA
- a CDS encoding ABC transporter permease, with protein MRNFLLALFKRLFFILPVVWAVVSLVFLLIHLVPGDPVRNTLGDNATQAQVAELKHKLGLDLPLGRQYVNYWRGVLQGDLGVSLNNPSEKVLERILARYPATLELTLAGLVVALFIAIPLGVTAGRHQGKWIDNVASVMALLGISTPGFVLGPLMIYLFALKLDLLPVSGRGGLEYLILPAVTMGAALSAILTRMVRSSVIEELGEDYVRTARAKGLSENWVIYKHVLKNGLIPVVTVLGLQFGVLLAGAIITETIFSWPGLGRLTVDAINARDYPLVQGCILMIAVTYIAANLLTDLAYRLLDPRIKVE; from the coding sequence ATGCGCAACTTCCTGCTGGCCCTTTTCAAACGCCTATTCTTCATCCTGCCGGTTGTCTGGGCGGTCGTGTCGCTCGTCTTTTTGCTGATCCACCTCGTACCGGGCGATCCGGTGCGCAATACCTTGGGCGATAACGCGACGCAGGCGCAGGTCGCCGAACTCAAGCATAAACTCGGACTCGATCTGCCCTTGGGGCGGCAATACGTCAATTACTGGCGCGGCGTGTTGCAAGGCGATTTGGGCGTCAGTCTGAACAACCCTTCCGAAAAAGTGCTAGAACGCATTCTGGCGCGCTATCCGGCGACGCTGGAATTGACGCTGGCCGGCCTGGTCGTCGCCTTGTTCATCGCTATTCCCTTGGGTGTGACGGCGGGGCGGCATCAGGGCAAATGGATTGATAATGTCGCGTCGGTCATGGCGCTCTTGGGCATCAGCACGCCGGGCTTCGTGCTGGGGCCGCTGATGATTTATCTATTCGCGTTGAAGCTGGATTTGTTGCCGGTATCGGGGCGCGGCGGCCTTGAGTATCTGATCTTGCCGGCGGTCACGATGGGCGCGGCGCTCTCGGCGATTCTGACGCGGATGGTGCGTTCCAGCGTGATCGAAGAGTTGGGCGAAGATTACGTCCGCACGGCGCGCGCCAAAGGCTTGAGCGAGAATTGGGTCATTTACAAACACGTGCTGAAAAACGGACTGATCCCGGTCGTCACGGTTTTGGGCCTGCAATTCGGCGTTTTGTTGGCGGGCGCGATTATCACCGAAACGATTTTCAGTTGGCCGGGCCTGGGGCGTTTGACGGTGGACGCCATCAATGCGCGCGATTATCCGTTGGTGCAGGGCTGCATTCTGATGATCGCGGTGACGTATATCGCCGCCAATCTGCTGACCGACTTGGCCTATCGGCTGCTTGATCCACGTATCAAGGTTGAATAA